From Oryza brachyantha chromosome 9, ObraRS2, whole genome shotgun sequence, a single genomic window includes:
- the LOC102705941 gene encoding uncharacterized protein LOC102705941 has product MAGPAATALPLSAGSPPLPRRDPSVVCGLTRAPRLMVAKAHTCVLLRFTPVSRWKCVAATGHGGQGLRAGQYQFDDDEPLWLAVVRDITWGLRSFVAFLAEQPRQLKHLEWPGFRNTLRTATLTLLLVAVFIVVLSSVDAALCYVLSWLLRKSA; this is encoded by the exons ATGGCCGGTCCGGCCGCGACCGCGCTGCCTCTATCCGCAG GCTCGCCTCCGCTTCCAAGGCGCGACCCGTCTGTGGTCTGCGGCCTGACGAGAGCTCCGCGTCTGATG GTTGCCAAGGCTCACACTTGTGTTCTTCTACGATTTACTCCGGTCAGCCGCTGGAAATGTGTGGCTGCGACTGGCCATGGAGGTCAGGGTCTCCGCGCTGGCCAATACCAGTTTGATGACGATGAGCCGCTGTGGCTGGCAGTGGTCAGAGACATCACTTG GGGTCTGAGGAGCTTTGTGGCCTTCCTGGCTGAGCAGCCGAGGCAGTTGAAGCACCTGGAGTGGCCGGGCTTTCGCAACACG TTGAGGACTGCTACGCTTACTCTTTTACTTGTTGCTGTATTCATTGTTGTGTTGTCGTCTGTGGATGCTGCCCTCTGCTACGTCTTGTCCTGGCTGCTTCGGAAATCTGCATAG